One genomic region from bacterium encodes:
- a CDS encoding ATP-binding protein, with the protein MADFEKLGMFYLGKEYDPEKKALLDALVMYDSKDLVTHGVCIGMTGSGKTGLCISLLEEAAIDNIPALIIDPKGDMTNLLLTFPGLLPAEFAPWINEDDARRENQTPEAYAAAQAELWKTGLAQWGEDGARIQRLRDAARFTIFTPGSTAGTSISILSSFARPAEDLLLDSEATGDLISSTVTSLLGLIGINADPVKSREHILLSNIFNQAWQNGKDLDLAALITAIQNPPFERVGAFAVDTFFPAKERFELALALNNLLAAPGFSTWMEGEPMDIGRLLYAEDGKPRHSIFYIAHLSDSERMFFVTLLFNQVVSWMRSQPGTTSLRAILYMDEVAGYLPPVAAPPSKKPLMVMLKQARAFGVGVMLATQNPVDLDYKALSNTGTWFIGRLQTQQDIDKVIEGLRSGAGDLDPRVSKALSALGKRVFLMKNIHESEPVIFQSRWALSYLRGPLTLAQIKKLAAPASNARTPAAASAKATFGPDAEVRPALPPQIVEYFAPLRGALKADARLIYRPGVLGLADVNFAPGQSQRVGRIAWIDEGPVPVDWEKAVETPFSENDLEKSPEEKAEFARLAAAATRPENYALWGKNFADTLYRTAKIDLYTSASLKLTSQPGESERDFRIRISQLARERRDEAVDQLRKRYESKMAALQDRIMRAEQKVEKEKSDYRAQTMSTAVSVGATILGAFFGRKSLSSSTLSRAGSAMRSGMRTAKEHGDITNAEESLDVLKGRLHEMEQELNQEIAQIDEQTDPMQQPLETTALRPKKGDITVRLTALVWLPYWQSSDGKREPCYL; encoded by the coding sequence CCCTTATCATCGATCCCAAAGGCGACATGACCAATCTGCTGCTTACCTTCCCCGGGCTCCTGCCGGCTGAATTTGCCCCCTGGATCAATGAGGATGATGCCCGACGCGAGAATCAGACCCCGGAAGCCTATGCCGCGGCGCAGGCGGAGCTCTGGAAGACCGGTCTCGCCCAGTGGGGTGAAGACGGTGCGCGGATTCAACGCTTGCGCGATGCCGCCCGATTCACCATTTTTACACCGGGCAGCACCGCCGGCACCTCCATCTCCATCCTCAGCAGCTTCGCCCGGCCGGCCGAAGATCTCCTGCTCGATTCCGAAGCCACCGGCGACCTTATCTCCTCCACTGTCACCAGCCTCCTCGGCCTCATCGGCATCAATGCCGATCCGGTTAAGAGCCGGGAGCACATTCTCCTCTCCAACATCTTCAATCAGGCGTGGCAGAATGGCAAGGACCTCGATCTGGCGGCCCTGATCACCGCCATCCAGAATCCCCCCTTCGAACGGGTGGGCGCCTTCGCAGTGGATACCTTTTTCCCGGCCAAGGAGCGCTTCGAGCTGGCCCTGGCCTTGAACAACTTGCTGGCCGCCCCCGGCTTCTCCACCTGGATGGAGGGTGAGCCCATGGACATCGGCCGCCTGCTCTATGCCGAAGATGGCAAACCGCGCCACTCGATCTTTTACATCGCCCATCTCAGCGATTCGGAGCGGATGTTTTTCGTCACCCTTCTTTTCAATCAGGTGGTTTCATGGATGCGCAGCCAGCCCGGCACCACCAGCCTGCGTGCCATCCTCTATATGGACGAGGTAGCCGGCTACTTGCCCCCGGTGGCGGCGCCGCCTTCCAAAAAACCGTTGATGGTCATGCTCAAACAAGCACGCGCCTTCGGCGTCGGAGTGATGCTGGCCACCCAGAACCCCGTCGATCTCGATTACAAAGCCCTCTCCAACACCGGGACCTGGTTCATTGGCCGGTTGCAGACCCAACAGGATATCGATAAGGTGATTGAGGGCCTGCGCAGCGGCGCCGGAGACCTCGATCCACGGGTGAGCAAAGCCCTTTCTGCCCTCGGCAAACGGGTTTTTCTCATGAAGAACATCCATGAGAGCGAGCCGGTGATCTTTCAGTCGCGTTGGGCGCTCTCCTATCTGCGCGGCCCGTTGACCCTGGCCCAGATCAAAAAACTGGCAGCCCCTGCAAGCAATGCCCGGACACCGGCAGCGGCCTCAGCCAAGGCCACATTCGGCCCCGATGCAGAGGTACGCCCGGCTTTGCCGCCGCAGATCGTGGAGTATTTCGCTCCCCTGCGCGGAGCCCTCAAGGCCGACGCCCGCCTGATCTACCGCCCGGGTGTGCTCGGCCTGGCGGACGTGAATTTCGCCCCGGGTCAATCCCAGCGAGTCGGCCGTATCGCCTGGATCGATGAGGGGCCGGTGCCGGTTGATTGGGAGAAGGCGGTCGAAACCCCCTTTTCTGAAAATGACCTTGAAAAATCGCCTGAGGAAAAGGCCGAATTTGCCCGGTTGGCCGCCGCGGCAACTCGACCCGAGAATTATGCCCTCTGGGGCAAAAATTTCGCGGATACCCTCTACCGCACAGCCAAGATCGATCTTTATACCAGCGCCTCGCTCAAGCTGACCTCCCAGCCCGGGGAATCGGAGCGCGATTTCCGCATCCGCATCAGCCAGCTCGCCCGGGAGCGGCGCGATGAAGCGGTCGATCAGCTGCGCAAACGCTACGAGAGCAAAATGGCCGCCCTTCAGGACCGCATCATGCGGGCGGAACAAAAAGTGGAAAAAGAAAAAAGCGACTACCGCGCTCAGACCATGTCCACGGCCGTCTCGGTCGGGGCGACCATCCTTGGGGCTTTCTTCGGCCGCAAGAGCCTCTCCTCCTCAACCCTGAGCCGGGCCGGCAGCGCCATGCGCAGCGGCATGCGTACCGCCAAGGAACATGGCGACATCACTAATGCCGAAGAATCCCTGGATGTCCTCAAGGGACGGCTGCATGAAATGGAACAGGAGCTCAATCAGGAGATCGCTCAGATCGATGAGCAGACCGATCCGATGCAGCAGCCCCTGGAGACCACCGCGCTGCGGCCGAAAAAAGGTGACATCACCGTCCGTCTCACGGCCCTGGTATGGTTGCCTTATTGGCAGAGCAGTGACGGCAAACGGGAGCCCTGTTACCTGTAG
- a CDS encoding archease, with the protein MQSIHDSLTPGYRILDHTADVGLEFEAGSLPELFTVAADGLMHLICPHCQIKPLQSHALQVCGENLEELLVNWLSELNYLCQVQRFLTARVEVREIHDRFLQADVLGERCDPLRHTVRGEIKAVTYHRIEVRHETANQWRGRVFFDI; encoded by the coding sequence ATGCAGAGTATCCATGATTCTCTTACCCCGGGATATCGAATCCTCGACCACACAGCGGATGTCGGCCTCGAGTTCGAGGCCGGCTCTCTCCCGGAACTCTTCACCGTCGCAGCCGACGGCCTGATGCACCTCATCTGCCCGCATTGCCAAATCAAACCGCTTCAGTCCCATGCCCTCCAAGTATGCGGGGAGAACCTCGAGGAACTTTTGGTCAACTGGCTCTCCGAGCTGAACTACCTTTGCCAGGTACAGCGCTTCCTCACAGCCCGGGTCGAGGTACGCGAAATCCACGATCGCTTTTTGCAGGCGGATGTGCTGGGCGAACGCTGCGATCCGTTGCGCCACACGGTGCGCGGAGAGATCAAAGCGGTAACCTACCATCGCATCGAGGTGCGCCATGAAACCGCAAACCAATGGCGGGGGCGGGTCTTTTTCGATATCTGA
- a CDS encoding RtcB family protein, translating to MNSSLQTVSDYLFEIPRTGKMRVPARIYASEAMLPDILKDKAAEQATQVAWLPGIIGYSFAMPDIHWGYGFPIGGVAAFDLDEGIISPGGVGYDINCGVRLLRTDLQRQDILPRLPAAVEALFRAIPSGVGSTGQFKLNDKEERRVLQQGARWAVEKGFGNIEVLEKIEENGEMPGADPDQVSARACERGRGQLGTLGSGNHFVELGAVVEIYDAAAADAMDLHIDQITLLIHTGSRGLGHQVCEDSIREMLQASRRYGIELPDRQLCCAPLSSPEGQRYLAAMAAAVNFAFANRQMIAHWAGEALVQALGITPRALNLQLVYEVAHNIAKIEKHLVRGQPRRVCVHRKGATRAFGPHHPELPSVYREIGQPVLIPGDMGRCSYVLTGTEGAMQQTFGSACHGAGRLMSRTQALKSARGRSLTRELADRGIQIRAASSETLAEELPEAYKDVTRVVDAVVGAGLAKKVAKLRPLAVVKG from the coding sequence ATGAATTCCTCCCTGCAAACGGTCTCCGACTACCTCTTCGAGATTCCCCGTACCGGCAAGATGCGCGTTCCGGCGCGCATCTATGCCAGTGAGGCCATGCTTCCCGACATTCTCAAGGACAAGGCCGCTGAGCAAGCGACACAGGTCGCCTGGCTTCCCGGCATCATCGGCTACTCCTTCGCCATGCCGGATATCCATTGGGGCTATGGTTTTCCCATCGGGGGTGTGGCCGCCTTTGACCTCGACGAGGGCATCATCTCTCCCGGCGGCGTCGGCTATGACATCAATTGTGGTGTCCGGCTGCTGCGCACCGACCTTCAGCGCCAAGATATCCTCCCCCGGCTGCCGGCAGCTGTCGAGGCGCTCTTTCGCGCCATTCCCAGTGGTGTGGGTTCCACCGGCCAATTCAAGCTCAACGACAAAGAGGAACGGCGCGTCCTGCAGCAGGGCGCCCGCTGGGCCGTAGAGAAGGGCTTCGGCAATATTGAGGTTCTGGAAAAAATCGAGGAGAACGGCGAGATGCCCGGCGCTGATCCCGATCAGGTCAGCGCCCGCGCCTGTGAGCGGGGACGCGGGCAATTGGGCACGCTGGGATCGGGCAACCATTTTGTTGAGCTGGGGGCGGTCGTGGAGATCTATGATGCCGCGGCGGCCGATGCCATGGACCTGCACATCGACCAGATCACGCTGCTGATCCATACCGGATCCCGCGGTCTCGGACATCAGGTTTGCGAAGATTCCATCAGGGAAATGCTACAGGCCTCCCGCAGATACGGGATCGAACTGCCGGACCGGCAGCTTTGCTGCGCGCCGCTCTCCTCCCCGGAGGGGCAGCGGTACCTGGCGGCCATGGCCGCAGCGGTCAATTTCGCCTTCGCCAACCGCCAGATGATCGCACACTGGGCGGGCGAGGCCTTGGTGCAAGCGCTGGGGATTACACCGCGTGCCCTCAACCTGCAGCTGGTCTATGAGGTCGCACACAACATTGCCAAAATTGAAAAGCATCTGGTTCGGGGCCAACCACGTAGGGTCTGCGTACATCGCAAGGGGGCTACCCGGGCCTTCGGCCCGCATCATCCCGAACTCCCGAGCGTCTACCGCGAGATCGGTCAACCGGTGCTTATACCGGGGGATATGGGACGTTGCTCCTATGTTCTCACCGGAACCGAGGGCGCAATGCAGCAAACCTTCGGATCGGCTTGTCACGGCGCCGGGCGGCTGATGAGCCGCACCCAGGCCCTCAAGAGCGCCAGAGGCCGTTCGCTGACGCGGGAGCTCGCGGATCGCGGCATCCAGATTCGCGCCGCCAGTTCCGAGACCCTGGCTGAAGAGCTTCCGGAAGCCTACAAAGACGTCACCCGAGTAGTCGATGCCGTAGTCGGCGCAGGACTGGCCAAAAAAGTGGCGAAACTGCGACCCCTGGCAGTGGTCAAAGGCTGA
- a CDS encoding sigma-54 dependent transcriptional regulator, whose translation MAQRVLIVEDDDITRHLLAAVLANRGFRCDQASNGREALEMLGGQDYDVVITDIAMPIMNGIELMEKSAELNLRASFIIITAFASLETALEALRKGAYDYLLKPLNFEDVAIKVKKLLEHKELVQENQALRQEINAQYDFSNIIGNSPAIRKVFATIRKVADSDSHVLITGKSGTGKELVAKALHYSSPRRRGRFVAINCGAITETLIESELFGHKRGSFTGAVTDKEGLFKAADNGTLFLDEIGEMSLTGQAKLLRALENREILPVGATAVVPVHVRVIAATNRELWQEVQAGRFREDLYFRLNIIEIHLPSLAERRSDIPLLVDHFIAKYNRQMNRHVKGVDPAVQSYLSKREWKGEVRELENYIERLMIFAQGEVIRLEDLPAELRPVEHTVWQPEAEESLKGAVAHFEREYIREQLIRNGYHRGRTAAALQIGEATLYRKMSDYGLNDLE comes from the coding sequence ATGGCGCAACGCGTGCTGATTGTCGAAGATGACGATATCACCCGGCATCTACTGGCCGCGGTGCTGGCCAACCGTGGCTTCCGTTGCGATCAGGCGAGCAATGGCCGCGAGGCTCTGGAGATGCTGGGAGGGCAGGATTATGATGTCGTGATTACCGATATTGCCATGCCTATAATGAACGGCATCGAACTAATGGAAAAGAGCGCCGAATTGAATCTGCGCGCCTCGTTCATCATCATAACCGCTTTCGCCTCACTGGAGACTGCACTGGAGGCCCTACGCAAGGGGGCATATGATTACCTGCTAAAGCCCCTCAATTTTGAGGATGTGGCCATCAAGGTCAAGAAACTGCTTGAGCACAAGGAACTGGTGCAGGAAAACCAGGCGCTGCGTCAAGAGATCAACGCCCAGTATGATTTTTCGAATATTATCGGGAATAGTCCAGCCATCCGCAAGGTATTTGCCACCATCCGTAAGGTGGCAGACAGCGATAGTCACGTTCTGATCACCGGTAAAAGTGGTACGGGCAAGGAGTTGGTAGCCAAGGCCTTGCATTACAGCAGTCCCCGGCGCCGGGGGCGTTTTGTAGCGATCAATTGCGGAGCCATAACCGAAACCCTGATCGAGAGCGAGCTGTTCGGTCACAAGCGGGGGAGTTTCACAGGTGCGGTCACTGATAAGGAGGGGCTGTTCAAGGCAGCAGACAACGGGACGCTTTTTCTCGACGAGATCGGCGAGATGTCATTGACCGGCCAGGCCAAACTGCTGCGGGCGCTCGAGAACCGTGAGATCCTGCCGGTAGGAGCGACGGCCGTGGTGCCGGTTCACGTGCGGGTCATCGCCGCCACCAACCGCGAACTCTGGCAGGAGGTACAAGCCGGCCGGTTTCGCGAGGATCTCTATTTCCGGCTCAATATCATCGAAATTCATCTCCCCTCTCTGGCGGAACGGCGCAGCGACATTCCTCTTTTGGTCGATCATTTCATCGCGAAGTATAACCGCCAGATGAACAGGCACGTCAAAGGGGTTGATCCAGCGGTTCAGAGCTATCTCAGCAAGCGGGAATGGAAAGGGGAGGTGCGAGAGCTTGAGAATTACATCGAGCGTTTGATGATCTTTGCGCAGGGGGAGGTCATCCGGTTGGAGGATCTGCCGGCGGAGCTGCGGCCGGTGGAGCACACCGTCTGGCAGCCGGAAGCAGAGGAGAGCCTGAAAGGTGCTGTGGCCCATTTTGAGCGCGAGTACATCCGCGAGCAGCTGATCCGCAACGGTTACCACCGCGGCAGAACGGCGGCGGCTCTACAGATCGGCGAGGCGACTCTGTATCGCAAGATGAGTGATTATGGTTTGAACGATCTGGAGTAG
- a CDS encoding ATP-binding protein, which translates to MSDEDLDHHQQGLPVPDDYLLQAEKMSLISLLAPGLAHDAGTPLMAITSITQYLKEKSGDPMLAEKLTQIERSVDQLSQIFRILVEVTRPVLPGRQKLYLNSLILEAVRMIKHDRRLKYREVKTELMPEIPQVLASADQLLLVLLALCMNAADGLEAVPEGRVVIKSWQEADRVLVSVADSGAGIRREIQPRLFSLGVTTRSSGVGRGLGLHVCRAILTAHGGTIALSSEAGHGTTVTIALPALLSGSEE; encoded by the coding sequence ATGTCCGATGAAGACCTGGATCACCACCAGCAAGGACTGCCGGTGCCGGACGACTATTTGCTGCAGGCCGAAAAGATGAGCCTTATAAGTCTGCTTGCGCCTGGATTGGCCCATGATGCCGGCACTCCCCTGATGGCCATCACGTCCATCACACAATATCTCAAAGAAAAGAGCGGTGATCCCATGCTGGCAGAAAAGCTCACACAGATCGAGCGTTCGGTGGACCAGCTGTCCCAGATTTTCAGGATCTTGGTTGAGGTAACGCGTCCGGTCCTTCCGGGACGCCAAAAACTCTATCTCAACAGCCTTATCCTCGAGGCCGTACGTATGATCAAGCATGACCGGCGCCTCAAATACCGTGAGGTGAAAACCGAGTTGATGCCGGAGATTCCGCAAGTACTGGCCAGTGCGGACCAATTGCTGCTGGTCCTTCTCGCCCTGTGCATGAATGCTGCCGATGGCCTTGAAGCGGTGCCGGAGGGGAGGGTGGTGATCAAATCCTGGCAAGAGGCGGACCGCGTCTTGGTTTCGGTTGCCGATAGCGGTGCCGGTATCAGGCGTGAAATCCAACCCCGTCTTTTCTCCCTCGGCGTCACGACTCGATCGTCGGGAGTAGGCCGCGGCCTTGGACTCCATGTCTGCCGGGCGATTCTGACTGCGCATGGCGGGACGATCGCGCTTTCCAGTGAAGCAGGACACGGGACGACCGTCACGATCGCCCTCCCGGCGCTTCTATCCGGATCGGAGGAGTAG
- a CDS encoding transketolase, translated as MIPRSFDQEALSASTLAELQELARQCRGDILKMTTLAASGHPGGSMSSIDFYLTVFSMAHVDPQDPFAPARDRIVTSHGHTSPGVFSALGRLGFFHIEDAVAHFRQTNSPFEGHVEREVPGVDWGTGNLGQGLSALLGLGLGARLQGHQVRLYGFMGDGEQQKGQIAEARRFAVKYGFDNATVIVDYNRLQISGSIEKVMPQHIRAGWEADGWRVLEIDGHDFQAIYQALREAHRLPVPVMILAHTVMSKGVPFMENDHKWHGQALPLEECRKALALLGLPDDLDMLAQRRKEHNPAVVLPRRPHLAATADPGTPRTYGAAEKTDNRSGWGSALDDLVAANHGRLPIAVFDCDLGPSVKTTQIAKNFPDVFFQGGIQEHNTAAIAGACSAEGVLTYFADFGVFGVAETFNQHRLNDINGANYKVICTHVGLDVGEDGKTHQSIDYVGAFQNFFGFKVIVPADPNQTDRATRYLSATPGNFLLAMGRSKMGMVLNEAGQPFYGEGYTFRYGKADLIRNGLQAAIIAMGGMVGRAVKAWELLQAEGIDIMVFSMSCPTDPDLEAITLAAKSGLIVTYEDHNVHTGLGSAVANSLAAAGIGCKLVKLGISRYGSSGIPDELYKSQGLDPENVAHTIRTALK; from the coding sequence ATGATCCCGAGATCCTTTGACCAGGAAGCCCTTTCAGCATCCACGCTGGCGGAGCTGCAAGAACTTGCCCGTCAGTGCCGCGGCGATATCCTCAAGATGACGACACTGGCGGCTAGCGGCCACCCCGGCGGCAGCATGTCTTCGATCGATTTCTATTTGACCGTTTTTTCCATGGCCCACGTCGATCCGCAGGATCCCTTCGCACCGGCGCGCGACCGCATCGTCACCAGCCACGGTCATACCTCGCCTGGCGTCTTCTCCGCGCTGGGCCGTCTCGGCTTTTTCCATATCGAGGATGCCGTCGCCCATTTCCGGCAGACCAACTCCCCCTTTGAAGGCCACGTCGAACGCGAGGTCCCCGGCGTCGATTGGGGCACAGGTAATCTCGGTCAGGGTCTCTCAGCCCTGTTGGGACTCGGCCTCGGCGCCCGCCTGCAGGGCCATCAGGTCCGGCTTTACGGCTTCATGGGCGACGGCGAGCAACAGAAAGGCCAGATCGCCGAGGCGCGGCGCTTTGCTGTTAAATACGGGTTTGATAACGCCACGGTTATCGTCGATTACAACCGGCTGCAGATCAGCGGATCCATCGAAAAAGTGATGCCCCAGCACATCCGCGCCGGCTGGGAGGCGGATGGTTGGCGCGTTCTTGAGATCGACGGACACGATTTTCAGGCCATCTATCAGGCCCTCCGCGAGGCGCACCGCCTCCCGGTGCCGGTGATGATTCTCGCCCATACGGTGATGAGCAAGGGCGTCCCCTTCATGGAAAATGACCACAAATGGCACGGTCAGGCCCTGCCCCTCGAGGAGTGCCGCAAGGCCCTCGCACTGCTCGGCTTGCCCGACGATCTCGATATGCTGGCGCAGCGCCGCAAGGAGCACAATCCGGCAGTTGTACTGCCGCGGCGACCCCACTTGGCAGCGACGGCGGATCCAGGCACACCCCGCACCTATGGCGCGGCTGAAAAAACCGACAATCGCAGCGGCTGGGGCAGCGCCCTGGATGATCTCGTCGCCGCCAACCACGGCCGCTTGCCGATCGCGGTTTTTGACTGCGACCTGGGCCCTTCCGTCAAAACCACGCAAATCGCCAAGAACTTTCCGGATGTTTTCTTCCAGGGCGGCATCCAGGAACACAACACCGCCGCCATCGCCGGAGCCTGCTCAGCCGAAGGAGTCTTGACCTACTTCGCCGATTTTGGAGTCTTTGGCGTTGCGGAAACCTTCAATCAGCACCGCCTCAATGACATCAATGGCGCCAATTACAAAGTGATCTGCACCCATGTCGGTCTCGATGTCGGGGAAGACGGCAAAACCCACCAGAGCATCGACTATGTCGGGGCGTTCCAGAATTTCTTCGGGTTCAAGGTCATCGTCCCGGCCGATCCAAACCAGACCGACCGGGCGACCCGTTACCTCTCCGCCACGCCGGGCAATTTCTTGCTCGCCATGGGGCGTTCAAAAATGGGGATGGTGCTCAACGAAGCAGGCCAGCCTTTTTATGGAGAGGGCTACACCTTTAGATACGGCAAGGCCGACTTGATCCGCAATGGCCTTCAGGCCGCCATTATCGCCATGGGCGGGATGGTCGGCCGCGCTGTAAAGGCCTGGGAGCTCCTCCAGGCCGAAGGGATCGATATCATGGTCTTCTCCATGTCTTGTCCGACTGATCCCGATCTGGAAGCCATTACCCTGGCCGCCAAGAGCGGGCTGATCGTGACCTATGAAGACCATAATGTCCATACCGGACTCGGCAGCGCCGTGGCCAACAGCCTTGCTGCCGCGGGAATCGGCTGCAAACTCGTCAAGCTTGGCATCTCCCGCTATGGCAGCTCCGGCATCCCTGATGAACTCTACAAAAGCCAAGGTCTTGATCCGGAAAACGTCGCTCATACCATCCGAACGGCGCTGAAATAA